Genomic segment of Glutamicibacter sp. JL.03c:
TCACCAGGGTTTCCAGAGCGGTGTACAGGGTATCGAAGGCCTGGGTGTCTTCATCGAAGAAGCGCTGGCGGGAGCGGCGCACATACCAGTTGGTCAGCGTGTCCATATACTGGCGCACGGCCTCGGTGGCGTCGGAAACCTCGTAGGTGTCCAGCGCTTCGGTGACTTCGCGCACCAGCTGGCCGGTGGCAGCCAGCATGTACTGATCCAGCGGGTCGGTGGAAGTGGTCGAGCGCTTGGCCTCGTAGCCTGCCCCGTTGTTGGCGGAGTTGGTGTAGAGGTTGAAGAAGTGCCAGACGTTCCACAGTGGCAGCAGCACCTGTCGCACGCCATCGCGGATGCCCTGTTCGGTGACCACCAGATTGCCGCCGCGCAGGATCGGGCTGGCCATCAGGAACCAGCGCATGGCGTCGGAGCCGTCGCGGTCCAAGACCTCGGTGACATCCGGGTAGTTGCGCAGGGACTTGGACATCTTCTGGCCATCGGAGCCCAGCACGATGCCGTGCGAGATCACGTTGGTGTAGGCCGGGCGGTCGAAGAGCGCGGTGGAGAGCACGTGCATGGTGTAGAACCAGCCGCGGGTCTGGCCGATGTACTCCACGATGAAGTCAGCCGGGTGGTGTCCCCCATCGAACCAGTCCTGGTTGCTGAATGGGTAGTGCACCTGGGCGTAAGGCATCGACCCGGAGTCGAACCAGACATCCAGCACGTCTTCAACGCGCACCAGGGTTCCGCCTTCGGCGCAGCCTTCGTGGGCCTTGGTCAGCTCGTCGATGAAGGGGCGGTGCAGATCCGGCTGGCCCTCGTGGTTCAGCGGCAGGCGGCCAAAGAAGTTCTTCAGTTCATCGAGCGAGCCGAAGACTTCGCGGTGCGTGCATTCGGCTCCGGTGCATTCCCAGACCGGGATCGGCGAACCCCAGTAGCGGTTGCGCGAGATGGACCAGTCGCGGGCGTTTTCCAGCCACTTGCCAAACTGGCCGTGCTTCACGTTGCCCGGGATCCAGTTGATCTGCTCATTCAGCTCGACCATGCGGTCCTTGAACTTGGAGACCTCGACGTACCACGAGGAGATCGCGCGATAGATCAGCGGGGTGCGGCAGCGCCAGCAATGCGGGTAGGAGTGCTCGTAGGAAGCCTGCTTGACCAGCTTGGCTTCGTCCTTGAGCACGTTGGTGATGGTCTTGTTCGCATCGAAGACCTGCACGCCAACGATGCCGTCCAGCGGACCACCGGCGAAGACCGGCAGGAACTTGGCGCCTTCGTCAACCGAGAGGATGACCGGGATGCCGTTTTCTTCACAGACCTTCTGGTCATCTTCACCGTAGGCAGGAGCCTGGTGGACGATGCCGGTACCGTCAGCCACGGTGACGTAGTCAGCGGTGACGATCTGCCAGGCGTTTTCGGTCCCGTACTTTTCGGTGTCGGTGTAGGTGTCCCACAGTGGCTGGTAGCGCACGCCAGCCAAATCCGCGCCAACGTAGGTGGCGGTGATGGATGCGGCGGCTTCCTTGCCATCCTTGTAGCCCAGGTCCTTGGCGTAGGAGCCCAGCAGGTCCTTGGCCAGCAGGAATGGACCAGCAGCGGCCGAAGCCTTCACGCCAGCCTCGCCGGCAGGAACGACGACGTACTCGATCGACGGGTGCACTGCCAACGCGGCGTTGGTTGGCAAGGTCCATGGAGTGGTCGTCCAGGCCAGGGCCTGCACGCCGGCCAAAGCCTTCGAAGCTTCGGTCTCACCGGCCAGGAGGGTGAAGCCGACGGTGACGGTCTGGTCCTGGCGGTTCTTGTACACGTCGTCATCCATGCGCAGCTCATGGTTTGACAGCGGGGTCTCGTCCTTCCAGCAGTATGGAAGCACGCGGAAGCCCTGATAGGTCAGGCCCTTGTCCGAGAGCTGCTTGAAAGCCCAGATGACCGATTCCATGAACTCGACGTTCAGGGTCTTGTAGTCGTTTTCGAAGTCCACCCAGCGGGCCTGGCGGTTCACGTACTGCTTCCACTCGTCGGCGTACTTCATCACCGAGGTGCGGCAGGCGTCGTTGAACTTGTCGATGCCCATGGCTTCGATCTGCTTCTTGTCGTTCATTCCCAGCTGCTTCATGGCCTCCAGCTCGGCGGGCAGGCCGTGGGTGTCCCAGCCGAAGCGGCGCTCCACGCGCTTGCCGCGCTGGGTCTGGTAGCGGGCGACGAGGTCCTTGACGTAGCCGGTGAGCAGGTGGCCATAGTGCGGCAGGCCATTGGCGAAGGGAGGGCCATCGTAGAAGACGAATTCTTCGCCCTCGCGCTGGTCAAT
This window contains:
- the ileS gene encoding isoleucine--tRNA ligase, producing MSFYPKVTTDPTGSTPASPRFPELEKRVLEYWKNDNTFQASIDQREGEEFVFYDGPPFANGLPHYGHLLTGYVKDLVARYQTQRGKRVERRFGWDTHGLPAELEAMKQLGMNDKKQIEAMGIDKFNDACRTSVMKYADEWKQYVNRQARWVDFENDYKTLNVEFMESVIWAFKQLSDKGLTYQGFRVLPYCWKDETPLSNHELRMDDDVYKNRQDQTVTVGFTLLAGETEASKALAGVQALAWTTTPWTLPTNAALAVHPSIEYVVVPAGEAGVKASAAAGPFLLAKDLLGSYAKDLGYKDGKEAAASITATYVGADLAGVRYQPLWDTYTDTEKYGTENAWQIVTADYVTVADGTGIVHQAPAYGEDDQKVCEENGIPVILSVDEGAKFLPVFAGGPLDGIVGVQVFDANKTITNVLKDEAKLVKQASYEHSYPHCWRCRTPLIYRAISSWYVEVSKFKDRMVELNEQINWIPGNVKHGQFGKWLENARDWSISRNRYWGSPIPVWECTGAECTHREVFGSLDELKNFFGRLPLNHEGQPDLHRPFIDELTKAHEGCAEGGTLVRVEDVLDVWFDSGSMPYAQVHYPFSNQDWFDGGHHPADFIVEYIGQTRGWFYTMHVLSTALFDRPAYTNVISHGIVLGSDGQKMSKSLRNYPDVTEVLDRDGSDAMRWFLMASPILRGGNLVVTEQGIRDGVRQVLLPLWNVWHFFNLYTNSANNGAGYEAKRSTTSTDPLDQYMLAATGQLVREVTEALDTYEVSDATEAVRQYMDTLTNWYVRRSRQRFFDEDTQAFDTLYTALETLVKVTASLLPLASEEIFRGLTGQRSVHLTDWPDANEFPTDASLLETMETTRKICSVGSSLRKAKNLRVRLPLAELKVVLTGAARLDGTYASIIKDELNLKAVTLIDAEGVDAASYGISQQLVVNARAAGPRLGKNVQQAIKGAKSGDWSVTDGVVTAGGLELVEGEYTLDTVVDAEGEIAAAVIDGGFLVLDTEVTEALAAEGTARDMIRAIQSARKDADLQVSDRIHTVITANAVTIAALEANRELVAGETLTAQLELVADGSAAEEQITVSKLDSDKVEAN